The Opitutales bacterium ASA1 genome window below encodes:
- the pta_2 gene encoding phosphate acetyltransferase — translation MTVLRTVSKLRAMSLIGNLVGKLQRHPKRFVFAEGGDPRILQAARQIVTRRMGVPVLLGERTMIKSIARRFDLALDGMRIIEPEQSEELEGFAESYQRLRAARGVHIELAAVRALMSQGSFFASMMLAHGQVDALVSGATASASSALRPLFQIIPRQEGVATASSIMVIDMEARNVGTDGVLFMADCGVLPEPNATQLADIALTTATLAGHLTNTLPRVAMLSFSTNQSSNHPSLDRVREATRLAREKAAKLALPMAIEGEIQVDAALDAATAQTKAVAGEVAGRANVLVFPDLNSGNIGSKLVQILAGANAYGQIITGLSKPAAEISRGASAHDILGAAAIVGCQAIDRRLLFGS, via the coding sequence TTGACGGTCTTGCGCACCGTTTCCAAGCTCCGCGCCATGTCCCTCATCGGCAACCTCGTCGGCAAGCTGCAGCGCCACCCGAAGCGCTTCGTCTTCGCCGAGGGCGGCGATCCTCGCATCCTGCAAGCGGCACGGCAAATCGTGACGCGCCGCATGGGCGTTCCGGTCCTGCTGGGAGAGCGCACGATGATCAAATCCATCGCCCGCCGATTCGATCTCGCCCTCGACGGGATGCGCATCATCGAGCCCGAGCAAAGTGAAGAACTCGAGGGTTTCGCCGAATCCTACCAGCGGCTCCGCGCCGCCAGAGGCGTCCACATCGAACTCGCAGCCGTGCGAGCCCTGATGAGCCAAGGCAGCTTCTTCGCCTCGATGATGCTTGCCCACGGCCAAGTCGACGCGCTCGTCTCGGGTGCCACCGCTTCGGCCTCGAGCGCCCTTCGCCCACTCTTCCAAATCATCCCTCGCCAAGAAGGAGTCGCGACCGCCTCTTCCATCATGGTGATCGACATGGAGGCTCGCAACGTGGGCACGGACGGCGTGCTCTTCATGGCCGATTGTGGTGTTCTTCCCGAACCGAACGCCACCCAACTCGCGGACATCGCACTCACCACCGCCACGCTCGCGGGTCACCTCACCAACACGCTGCCGCGAGTGGCGATGCTCAGCTTTTCCACCAACCAGTCCTCGAATCACCCGTCTCTCGACCGCGTGCGCGAGGCGACGCGGCTCGCTCGGGAAAAGGCCGCGAAACTCGCTCTACCTATGGCGATCGAAGGAGAGATCCAGGTGGACGCCGCACTCGACGCCGCTACCGCGCAGACCAAGGCCGTCGCCGGCGAGGTCGCAGGGCGGGCCAACGTCCTCGTCTTTCCGGATCTGAACAGCGGCAACATCGGCTCCAAACTCGTCCAGATCCTCGCCGGTGCCAACGCCTACGGACAGATCATCACCGGCCTGAGCAAACCGGCCGCCGAGATCAGCCGCGGTGCCAGCGCTCATGACATCCTCGGCGCCGCAGCCATCGTCGGTTGCCAAGCCATCGATCGCCGCCTCCTCTTCGGCTCCTGA
- a CDS encoding AAA family ATPase, translating into MHQAPEGILITKPVNKVTKRIFVAATRMNDGKTTTCLGLFEALHAMYARIGFIKPVGQRYLEIDGHLVDEDSFLLDQIFNVQVPIESMSPVTIDATFTRRYLENPDAHRGAIVDRICRAFDRVSWEKDFTIIEGTGHAGVGAVFDHSNARVAQLLGAKVIIVAQGGIGRPVDEIALNKALFDREGVEVIGAVLNKVEPNKIQLVSDYAGRGLKQLGVPLLGVLPVQKMLSAPNLSQVIEETKGRWINGDHAANARILRVVIGAMTAKGIVDYLLPGTLLITPGDRDDIILAAIASAGARSTDGISAIILTRDLLPHPKILELLAHTEIPVIATKEDSYTIASRIHNMTVKTQPQDRDKIPVIKKMIQDHVNLDLLLSAF; encoded by the coding sequence GTGCACCAAGCCCCCGAAGGCATCCTCATCACCAAGCCGGTGAACAAGGTGACGAAACGCATCTTCGTCGCAGCCACCCGCATGAACGACGGCAAGACCACCACGTGCCTCGGTCTTTTCGAAGCGCTGCACGCGATGTATGCGCGCATTGGGTTCATCAAGCCCGTCGGACAACGCTACCTCGAGATCGATGGCCATCTGGTGGACGAGGACTCGTTTCTCCTCGATCAGATCTTCAACGTCCAAGTGCCGATCGAGAGCATGAGCCCGGTCACGATCGACGCGACGTTCACCCGGCGCTACCTCGAGAATCCCGACGCACACCGCGGCGCGATCGTCGACCGGATCTGCCGCGCCTTCGACCGCGTCTCGTGGGAAAAGGACTTCACGATCATCGAAGGCACCGGACACGCGGGCGTCGGAGCCGTCTTCGACCACTCCAACGCCCGCGTAGCGCAGTTGTTGGGCGCAAAGGTCATCATCGTCGCCCAAGGCGGCATCGGTCGTCCCGTCGACGAGATCGCCCTCAATAAGGCCCTCTTCGATCGCGAAGGCGTCGAAGTCATCGGAGCCGTCCTCAACAAGGTCGAGCCGAACAAGATTCAGCTCGTGTCCGACTACGCCGGTCGCGGCCTGAAGCAGCTCGGCGTGCCTCTGCTCGGTGTGCTTCCGGTGCAAAAGATGCTCTCCGCGCCCAACCTCAGCCAAGTGATCGAGGAGACCAAGGGGCGGTGGATCAACGGCGACCACGCCGCCAACGCTCGCATCCTACGCGTCGTCATCGGAGCCATGACCGCAAAGGGCATCGTCGACTATCTGTTGCCCGGCACGCTCCTCATCACTCCGGGCGATCGTGACGACATCATCCTCGCCGCCATCGCCAGCGCCGGAGCGCGGAGCACGGACGGCATCTCCGCCATCATCCTCACGCGCGATCTCCTTCCGCATCCGAAGATCTTGGAACTCCTCGCCCACACCGAGATCCCCGTCATCGCGACCAAGGAAGACAGCTACACCATCGCGTCACGCATCCACAACATGACGGTCAAAACGCAGCCGCAAGACCGCGACAAGATCCCCGTCATCAAGAAAATGATCCAAGACCACGTAAACTTGGATCTGCTCCTGTCCGCGTTCTGA
- a CDS encoding polyprenyl synthetase family protein: MPTLLHFKEKLASLRDQVESALGAMLPAPELAPARIHQAMRYSMEAGGKRLRPVLALAAADLFGRAADALPAAVAIECVHTYSLVHDDLPAMDDDDLRRGRPTCHRQFDEATAILAGDALLTHAFALIASAYAGRPPLALALVREFAHAAGSTRLIGGQMADMSAEGHERIAPEELEFIHRNKTAAMVELSLVAGGLCGDAETETLEALRRAGAGLGMAFQIVDDILDATRTSEQLGKTAGKDAAYGKATFVSVHGLDASRAAAKRCTDDALSALRSLPGDNSFLLGLASAMLERDA; encoded by the coding sequence ATGCCAACGCTACTCCACTTCAAAGAAAAACTCGCCTCGCTCAGAGATCAGGTGGAGTCCGCCCTCGGAGCCATGCTTCCGGCTCCCGAACTCGCTCCCGCCCGCATCCACCAAGCCATGCGCTACAGCATGGAAGCGGGCGGCAAACGCCTTCGGCCCGTCCTCGCCCTCGCTGCCGCCGATCTCTTCGGACGAGCCGCCGACGCTCTTCCCGCCGCTGTCGCCATCGAATGCGTGCACACTTACTCTCTCGTCCACGACGATCTTCCTGCGATGGACGACGACGACCTTCGCCGGGGACGACCCACCTGTCACCGGCAGTTCGACGAAGCCACCGCCATCCTCGCCGGCGACGCTCTCCTCACTCACGCGTTCGCCCTGATCGCGTCGGCTTATGCCGGTAGGCCTCCACTCGCACTCGCACTCGTCCGCGAATTCGCCCACGCCGCCGGCAGCACCCGACTCATCGGTGGCCAGATGGCCGACATGTCGGCCGAAGGTCACGAACGAATCGCTCCGGAGGAGCTCGAGTTCATCCACCGCAACAAGACTGCCGCGATGGTCGAACTCTCGCTCGTCGCCGGCGGACTCTGCGGCGATGCCGAGACCGAGACGCTCGAAGCTCTCCGCCGCGCCGGTGCAGGACTCGGTATGGCCTTTCAAATCGTCGACGACATCCTCGACGCCACTCGCACCTCCGAGCAACTCGGCAAGACCGCCGGCAAAGACGCGGCCTACGGCAAGGCCACCTTCGTGAGCGTTCACGGCCTGGATGCCTCCCGCGCCGCTGCGAAGCGCTGCACCGATGATGCCCTGTCCGCCCTCCGCTCCCTTCCCGGCGACAATTCCTTCCTGCTCGGCCTCGCCTCGGCGATGCTCGAACGCGACGCCTGA